Proteins encoded in a region of the Isosphaeraceae bacterium EP7 genome:
- a CDS encoding response regulator — translation MAANAGDQMARRLLPVAILLPVALEGLSLMAGRSGLVDEGSAAAVRVVATIAILAACIGANAHALYGAGRDRLRVEGRYRFLAETMPLIIWTARPDGGADYMNRRWTEFTGQGREQYEGRGWERAVHPDDLDRCRGSWGRSTGDGTDYQCEFRLRNVDGSFRWHLRRAEPMRGDDGKVLQWVGTCADIHDRKLADEQRYRSLVEATSAIVWITPASGEFESDQHAWSAFTGQSFNQLRGWGWLDAVHPEDRDETARVWAEATASRSLYQVEHRLRRNDGEYRHMSVRAVPIFSEGGTICEWIGVHADATERRRAEGELRHAKEAAEAATRAKGEFLANMSHEIRTPMNGILGMTELALGTKLDPRQREYLGLVRTSAESLLTVIDDILDFSKIEAGKLTLDEAPFDIRDAVTDTLRALAIRAHDKGLELACRVGPDVPGTVVGDAGRLRQVLINLVGNAIKFTERGEVCVAIEAGEPGKEDCEIRLAVSDTGVGIPANKRASIFAPFEQADGSTTRKFGGTGLGLSISAQLVGLMGGRIWAEANPVGGSIFRFEVHLAPGPVDNSLAVGPGAAPPAGLRVLIVDDNRTTRTILEEQLSAWGCRANATDPEQCLEAMAEAARRSEPFEVVVLDRTMPGIDGLALADRIRRNPELNEVKILMLTSGGADESPRFRDLGIGAWLAKPVRQSELFNAVAALVGLAEDESQTAVPDGAERTPTSSRQLCVLLAEDHPVNQKVAARMLEKLGHVVTIVGDGRAAVEAAAAGSFDVVFMDVQMPVMDGFEALAAILALERGTARRPSVVALTAHAMAGDRERCLEAGFDDYLTKPIRAASLHDALARLDDDGKSSI, via the coding sequence CCTGCATCGGCGCCAATGCGCATGCCCTGTACGGGGCAGGACGCGATCGACTCCGAGTCGAGGGACGCTACCGCTTCCTCGCCGAAACGATGCCCCTCATCATCTGGACGGCGCGGCCCGACGGGGGGGCCGATTACATGAACCGGCGGTGGACCGAGTTCACCGGGCAGGGTCGCGAGCAGTACGAGGGGAGGGGATGGGAGCGGGCCGTCCACCCCGACGACCTGGACCGCTGTCGCGGCTCATGGGGACGGTCGACCGGCGACGGCACGGACTACCAGTGCGAGTTCCGCCTCCGCAATGTCGACGGCTCATTCCGTTGGCACCTTCGCCGGGCCGAGCCGATGCGCGGCGATGACGGGAAGGTCCTCCAGTGGGTCGGGACCTGTGCCGACATCCACGACCGAAAGCTGGCCGACGAGCAGCGCTATCGGTCGCTGGTGGAGGCCACTTCGGCGATCGTCTGGATCACGCCGGCTTCCGGCGAATTCGAATCGGACCAGCACGCCTGGTCCGCCTTCACCGGCCAGTCCTTCAACCAGCTCAGGGGATGGGGCTGGCTCGATGCGGTTCACCCCGAGGACCGGGACGAGACGGCACGCGTCTGGGCCGAGGCCACCGCGAGCCGTTCGCTCTACCAGGTCGAGCATCGGCTCAGGCGGAACGACGGCGAATATCGGCACATGTCAGTAAGAGCTGTCCCGATCTTCTCGGAGGGCGGGACGATCTGCGAGTGGATCGGGGTGCACGCCGACGCCACCGAGCGCAGGCGAGCCGAGGGAGAGCTGCGCCATGCCAAGGAGGCGGCCGAGGCCGCCACCCGGGCCAAGGGGGAGTTCCTCGCCAACATGAGTCACGAGATCCGCACCCCCATGAATGGCATACTCGGCATGACCGAGCTGGCCCTGGGCACCAAGCTCGACCCGCGCCAGCGCGAATATCTTGGCCTGGTCAGGACCTCCGCGGAATCGCTACTCACGGTCATCGACGACATCCTCGACTTCTCCAAGATCGAGGCGGGCAAGCTCACGCTCGACGAGGCCCCCTTCGACATCCGCGACGCCGTAACGGACACCCTAAGAGCCCTGGCGATCAGGGCCCACGACAAGGGGCTGGAGCTTGCATGCCGGGTCGGCCCGGACGTCCCCGGCACGGTCGTCGGCGACGCTGGACGTCTCCGGCAGGTTCTGATCAACCTGGTCGGAAATGCGATCAAGTTCACCGAGCGAGGCGAGGTCTGCGTGGCCATCGAGGCCGGCGAGCCCGGCAAGGAGGACTGCGAGATCCGCCTGGCCGTGTCGGACACCGGGGTCGGAATCCCGGCCAACAAGCGGGCTTCGATCTTCGCGCCGTTTGAGCAGGCCGACGGATCCACCACCCGCAAGTTCGGGGGCACCGGCCTAGGACTATCGATCTCGGCCCAATTGGTCGGGCTGATGGGGGGGCGGATCTGGGCCGAGGCCAATCCCGTCGGCGGCAGCATCTTCCGTTTCGAAGTCCACCTGGCACCAGGACCCGTGGACAATTCTCTCGCCGTTGGGCCTGGAGCGGCACCGCCGGCCGGCCTCCGCGTCCTCATTGTTGACGACAATCGCACCACTCGCACGATCCTGGAGGAGCAACTGTCGGCCTGGGGCTGCCGGGCCAACGCGACCGACCCCGAGCAATGCCTCGAGGCCATGGCGGAGGCCGCTCGACGTTCCGAGCCGTTCGAGGTCGTCGTGCTGGACCGGACGATGCCCGGGATAGACGGCCTCGCGTTGGCCGACCGGATTCGCCGCAATCCCGAGCTAAACGAGGTCAAGATTCTGATGCTGACATCCGGCGGAGCCGACGAGTCGCCCCGCTTCCGTGATCTCGGGATCGGAGCCTGGCTGGCGAAGCCGGTCCGCCAATCTGAGTTGTTCAACGCCGTGGCGGCCTTGGTGGGCTTGGCCGAGGATGAGTCCCAGACGGCCGTGCCTGACGGGGCCGAACGTACCCCGACCTCGTCGCGGCAGCTATGCGTACTGCTCGCGGAGGACCATCCCGTCAATCAGAAGGTGGCGGCCCGGATGCTGGAGAAGCTTGGGCATGTGGTTACGATCGTCGGCGACGGCAGGGCGGCTGTCGAGGCTGCCGCGGCCGGTTCCTTCGACGTCGTTTTCATGGACGTTCAGATGCCCGTGATGGACGGCTTCGAAGCCCTGGCGGCGATCCTCGCGTTGGAACGGGGCACGGCCCGGCGTCCCTCGGTCGTGGCGCTGACGGCGCACGCCATGGCCGGCGACCGCGAGCGCTGCCTGGAAGCCGGCTTCGACGACTACCTGACCAAACCGATCCGCGCCGCCTCGCTCCACGACGCCCTGGCCCGACTGGACGATGACGGGAAGAGCTCCATCTGA
- a CDS encoding chemotaxis response regulator protein-glutamate methylesterase — protein sequence MSRTEPVRVLVVDDSALMRKLLAGILGLSPEITVVGSARDGTEAIELAQKLRPDVITLDVEMPGMSGLETLPLLFAVHEAPVIMVSVLTQERAAVTLEALELGAFDFLPKPTHHQLAELKALGEVLVGKVLAAAQSHVRRPGPRQPKPAARPPSRQDIPTSQAPATTPTAAAEVVVIGISTGGPQALGQVFAGMSPPMPPILIVQHMPSGFTQVFAERLGRQCNLTVKEAEEGDRVLPDQILIAPGGRQMTLTGRSPRVHVSISDGPHVSGHKPSVDALFLSAAKVFGAATTGIIMTGMGRDGVEGCKSILAAGGLTLGQDEATSVVYGMNKAAFLEGGVRRQFALEELPEILARLARRKPRPTPAND from the coding sequence TTGTCGAGAACAGAACCGGTCCGCGTCCTCGTCGTTGACGACTCGGCTCTGATGCGCAAGCTTCTGGCCGGCATCCTCGGCCTCAGCCCCGAGATCACGGTCGTCGGCTCGGCCAGGGACGGGACCGAGGCGATCGAGCTGGCGCAGAAACTCCGCCCCGACGTGATCACCCTCGACGTCGAGATGCCCGGCATGTCCGGCCTGGAGACACTCCCCCTGCTCTTCGCCGTCCACGAGGCCCCCGTGATCATGGTCAGCGTCCTCACCCAGGAGAGGGCGGCTGTGACCCTGGAAGCGCTTGAGCTGGGGGCTTTCGACTTCTTGCCCAAGCCGACCCACCACCAGCTTGCCGAATTGAAGGCCCTGGGAGAGGTCCTGGTTGGCAAGGTGCTCGCGGCTGCTCAAAGCCACGTCAGGCGGCCGGGGCCAAGGCAACCGAAGCCCGCGGCCCGGCCCCCTTCGCGCCAGGACATCCCCACGTCCCAGGCGCCGGCAACGACCCCAACCGCGGCGGCCGAGGTGGTGGTGATCGGCATCTCCACCGGCGGCCCCCAGGCGCTGGGGCAGGTGTTCGCCGGGATGTCGCCACCGATGCCGCCGATTCTCATCGTGCAGCACATGCCGAGCGGGTTCACCCAGGTTTTTGCCGAGCGGCTGGGCCGACAGTGCAACCTGACAGTGAAGGAGGCCGAGGAGGGGGACCGGGTCCTGCCCGACCAGATCCTGATCGCACCCGGCGGCCGGCAGATGACTCTCACCGGCCGTTCGCCTCGCGTCCACGTCTCGATCTCCGACGGACCGCATGTCAGCGGACACAAGCCGTCGGTCGACGCGCTCTTCCTCTCGGCAGCTAAAGTATTCGGGGCGGCGACCACGGGCATCATCATGACCGGGATGGGGCGAGACGGTGTCGAAGGGTGCAAGTCGATCCTCGCCGCGGGTGGATTGACCTTAGGCCAGGACGAGGCAACCTCTGTTGTCTACGGCATGAACAAGGCCGCGTTCCTCGAGGGAGGGGTTCGCCGCCAATTCGCCCTCGAAGAATTGCCCGAGATCCTGGCCCGGCTGGCGCGAAGAAAACCCAGGCCGACCCCAGCGAATGACTGA
- a CDS encoding response regulator yields MGRLLVVDDAMMMRRMIRGAAEAAGWEVVGEARNGQEGVDLYDRLRPGLVTMDVVMPEMGGLQALRLIREIDPEARVVMVSALNQKQTIEEAIRDGALDFLVKPFDRDRLIALLGKVQALPPSTTSPKP; encoded by the coding sequence ATGGGACGCTTGCTGGTCGTCGACGACGCCATGATGATGCGACGGATGATCCGAGGTGCGGCCGAAGCGGCTGGCTGGGAAGTCGTCGGAGAGGCCAGAAATGGCCAGGAAGGCGTCGACCTTTACGATCGGCTCAGGCCAGGGCTGGTCACGATGGATGTCGTCATGCCCGAGATGGGGGGCCTCCAGGCACTCCGGCTCATTCGCGAGATCGACCCCGAGGCGCGCGTGGTGATGGTCTCGGCCCTGAACCAGAAGCAGACCATCGAGGAGGCCATCCGCGACGGCGCCCTCGATTTCCTCGTCAAGCCGTTCGACCGCGACCGCCTCATCGCCCTGCTGGGCAAGGTCCAGGCCTTGCCCCCTTCGACCACGAGCCCCAAGCCCTGA